Below is a window of Candidatus Poribacteria bacterium DNA.
GTTCGGACTGCGCGCAACATTTCAAATATCTGAGGTTCGACGCAGCTCAAGACTTTTGATTTCCATGCCTCGTGCTCTTGGGCAGCCATGACGATGTCATTTTTCGTCAGTGGTGATTTGACCGCTGTGCACAAATGGGTGAATCCCGCCAGACAATTAGAGAATTTTCCTGTCATCGCGGCAATCTCGTTTTCGGACCACCAAAGCGAGACTCGCTCTTCAGTCGTGCCCAGTCGTTCATGAAACGGAGCCCTTACTTGGAAATCTTTTCGCGTTTTTTCGGTTATGAGTGTTTCAAACAAATCAAAAAAGACTGCTTTCAAATCAGTGCTCCGTTAGATTGTTAATTTTTCGCATATTATGGTAAAACTTACAAATAACTCTCACTGCGAGGCAATCTCAATAGGTGCGAAAACCGACAACCCCACTGGCGAGGTTTCTAATCTCGCCTCTTTAAAGTGTCTCATTAATTCTAAAATCTACCATATATAAAAACATACCGCTGGCGCGATCGTCGTGCGGCATTTGAGGCATCATTTTTCCAATACATCGAGACAGGATTTCATACGATGATCGTGATCGGCAAACTGTTTTAGCCACTCAACGACCGTTTTGCCGTCTCCGAGTCTGGCTTGTAAATCCGCGCCATGTTCTACGAGGTATTGCGTCGTTTCTACATGTCCATGACCTGCTGCGCAGTACAGCGGAAAATGTCCATGGTCTGATGTTACATTGACATCTGCACCACTACCGACCAACTGTTCTACAATTTC
It encodes the following:
- a CDS encoding ankyrin repeat domain-containing protein, which codes for MLRDTPKLVQERYARGDTALHHATRNGDLEIVEQLVGSGADVNVTSDHGHFPLYCAAGHGHVETTQYLVEHGADLQARLGDGKTVVEWLKQFADHDHRMKSCLDVLEK